The segment CTACAACCATTGACACTGAACACACATATAAATgcatttatatgtgtgtgtagcGCGTTGAATATGGATCCACCATTTGATATGTTTATATAATATATCATGGAGGGGTATTCATTACATGATACACATGTTGAATATGCTTAAGTTACACCGACACAAACACGGATACGGATATGGGGGTgtgacaatttttgaaaaataagagtACGACACGGCGTGGGTACGGCAATTAAATAAGtaatcaaatttttatatttaagcatattttttaatatttttagacataaaatacgtttatgtctaacatttaaattatgtaagaactacaaataagtaaactaacaccCGAAGTAGTAGAATAATACACATAAAATGTTTAGAGTACAAACCAAaataaccaataataataatattgaggggatatatgtttatttttttaaaagtgaatAAGTTACACGTAATTATATacatttacaaaagaaaaagaaagaattaagcctatgtttggattgcactaaaattattttagtatcTGCGTATGACTTTTTAGTGGGTCCCATGTATTGTTCATGAGACCTACAAGTACTCTTTtcagtaaaatttttattaaaattgggtctcacagtactattcacatatttaaaaattattttgttacattgttttcaattttcaattttcaacaataaacagTATTTAAATAGATCTTAAATGTAGTtagacaattaaaataaaaagaaaaatgaattttaaaataaagccTTTAGTTGAAGTTTTGAACACGTGAGTGTGACTTTTACTGGCTACCGATTGATGTGATAAAAGAGAGTTTGAATGGTTAAAAAGTTACATTCAAATTTTCACTATTTGTTAAACTTTCACAGTTCAAACCAGTGTCAATTCCTCAAAAAGTGTGTCAATTAGGGTGCGTTTGTTTTGGGAGAAAATGGTTTtaggaaatcattttcccccaaaCTCGCGTGTTTGACAGCAAcggaaaatgatatttttcgAAAAATGACTTCCTGTTGACTGAAATTTCCCCTTTGacccggaaatgattttacactctcattttcacttcaaatcatTTCCGGGTCACGCAAAACatagagagagcgagagaaaAAAACGCAAAACACAACatagagagagcgagagaaagAACGAGAGCTCCGTTCCAGCCATCGAGAGCTCCGATCCAGCCAACGAGCGAGATCAAGTGTGAGAGCTCCGATCGATCCAGCCATCGAGAGCTCCGATCCAGCCAACGAGCGAGAGAAAGAACGAGAGCTCCGATCCAGCCACCGACACCGATCTACCTCACGCCGGTCACGCCGAGCTCAGCCAGACGATCACTACGCCAAACACCGCAGACCCACGGTGAGTGAGAGCTCAAACTCACACCAATCCAGACCAACGCACCCGATCCAGCTCAGCCAGTCGATCACCGGTCCAGCCACTTCGATCACCGAGCCAAACACAGACTCACGGTGAGTTTTCCGGAACCGGTTGACTGCCACACACTCACCTCACCTCCGACCCACACACGTCCAATCCACACACTCACTCACCTCCGATCCACTCACCTCACCGGTCCAACCCATCCTCTTGACCCACCTCCCGATCTGATCtctgcattatatatatatatatatatatatatttatttatataaatatttatttatttatttacttgtttttatttattaatttttttaattatccattGTTTATTAAACTGTGTATTTATGGGTTATGCATATGAAATTTTGGGGCTTTTCTGATTGCAGGTTATTCCCGATTGGTttgaggtttgattttttttaagaattttggaGCTTGACTGGTTATGCATGATTGgtttttgctgtgattttttttagaatttggctagttgggttatgtgtagaacttttgctgtgattttttgtttaatttggcTAGTTGGGTTATGTGTAGAAATTTTGGAGCTTCACCCATGCTTGGTGTTATTATGTTCTTGTAGTagaatatgtgtgtgtttaaacCTTAATTGAAGGTGCTTTGGTTATATAGGTGATTgtaaatagaatgcaatgtgatAGTATTGTGATATATCAATGTGCAGTTATAAATGTGATGGTATTGTGATAGTGTAAATATTGATTgtaaatagaatgcaatgtgatgGTATTGTGATATATCAATGTGCAATTATCAATGTGATGGTATTGTGATAGTGTAAATAGAATGCAAGGTGATTTGGTACTCGTTATCAATATGGTTTGGATGTTTTATGTTTGTGGCTGATTTTATTTATGGTGTAATCAATAGCATACTTGTTTACATACCTCTTAGACCAcaatgtttgtgattttgttagatgaagaaaaaaaccaaagccgTAATTCTTGCCTCAGTTGCATTTGTCCTCCTTGTGGGGGTTGCATTGTTAAGGAAATTGCGACGTAGACGTAGACAACTGCCTAGGACGCCTTATGTTAACCATGCCGCCGAGAGAGAGGAATACATAAATAGTGTTCTGCATGGAAGTGAGAGACATTGTGCGAATCAACTTAGGATGAAGCCTATAGCTTTCCACCACTTATGTCACATCCTCACTGAGGGGGAGCACGTACGTCTAACTATTCACATGTCTGTTACGGAGCAAGTGTTCATTTTCTTACACATTATTGGTCATAATGTGAGGTTTCGTGTAATGGGTAGTCGGATCTATAGATCAACTGAGACTGTTCATAGATACTTCAAGGTCGTCCTTAAGGGGTCCTGAAATTATATAGAGCTCTAATAAGATTGCGTAGCGAAGATACACCTCCAGAGATAAGGAATAGCAGAAGTTTTTacccatattttaaggtaaatattgcgacttgtgtatttttgtaaattgtgaagatttatgtaattttaaaccATTATGTTTGTCAAAAATTAGGATTGTGTTGGAGTAATAGATGGTACACATGTTCGTGCATCTGTGCCACCTGAAATACAAGGAAGATTTCGTGGTCGTAAAGATGGAACCACGCAAAATGTGTTAGCTGCCATTAGTTTTGACTTAAAGTTCACTTATGTATTGGTTGGATGGGAAGGCAGTGCACATGATTCACGTGTGTTAAATGATGCATTTGCTAGGCCAGGGGGATTTTCAATTCCCGATGGGATTATACGATTACTTcacctttttgttttattagtttaataaatattgtGCGTTTTCCTAAGCATAGCagtgatttggttttattttttaatatatgtaggtaaatattatcttggtgatgctgggtatggtaataaaaatggaatattttcaCCTTATCGGAGTGTGCGATATCACTTGAAAGAGTTTAGTGATCGTCCTCCTGAGAATGCGCAAGAATTGTTCAACCTCCGACACTCTTCATTGAGAACTACCATTGAGCGAGGGTTTGGAGTGGTGAAAAAACGTTTTCGAGTGTTGGATGCAGAACCATTTTGGTCTTTCCCAACCTAAGTGAAAGTAGTGTTAGCGTGTTGTGGggttcataatcacattatgGGGGTTGAACCAAATGACCATATTATGGAAGATGCAATGAACCAAGTAGAGTCTAGTGACCACCAACAAGAAACACAATCACGTCGGGAGTCCGTCGAAGATAGTAGATCATGGAATGCTAAGAGAGATGAGATATGCCAAGCCATGTGGTCTGATTATACCAGGACTGGAGAGTAGTACTTTATTTAGGTTTCTATGATTGTaatgtactttttcttttcgttttttGTAAAGACAATGTATTTACTATAGACTTTTGGTGGTGTAATGAAAAAGTATTTGTAGCATTACATTGTTATTTGATGGTATTACATTGTCATTTCCATAGTTAGCATGTTTCATTCTGTTGTGCACATTTATAAGCGtggttgtatgtgtgtttgatttgttgttcatgttccgAGCGTAATTACTAAATGCTACTCTCATTTTTAAATGCtactctcactatactattttcatATGTAGTAATGTCAAAGGGCAAAGAAAAAGTTAGCAGCAGCAAGCAATTTAGGTGGCTGCCACCCATGCATGAGATGATGCTTAGGATATTTACAGAGGAGGCTGCAAAGGGCAATAAGCCCTCTAGTACTTTTAGGGCCGGCTCCTTTGCTCTTGTAGTGAAGGAGATAACGGTCCAATTCGGGGTTAAGTGCCACCCATCCTATGTTGACAATCGGATGCGAACTCTAAGGACCATGTGGTCCACTATTCAAACTCTTAGAAAGAAGAGTGGATTTGGTTGGGACGAAAATCTGAAAATGATAACTTGCGACGCTAAAACATACCAAGAAGAAGTTATGGTATGGcttccaactatattttcttaatatagatgataatatatgtttttaccttttatatgaaatttatagtgtcattctttttaggatttCATTGCTTTTATAAGGTTTTTCAAATATAACTTTCATGTCACCTTAGCTATGTATTATATCTATACATACCTATGTGTTTTCATCTATctatatgtgtatatgtgtcTGAGCTACAATTTTCTTTGgttctctgtttggttgctaataAAATGTTgggaaagtaaagaaaagattgatactttctttttaaggtgattttttaatgggtttttttcAGCAATGACTTGGGAATAATAGGAAATTAAGGACCCACTGTTTTCTTTGATCTTTCTATTTGGTTGCCAGGAAAAagtgaaggaaagaaaacaaagttttTGACCAAAAGATTTGTGCTTgctgttgtatatatatatatatatatatatatatatatatatatatttttttttttttttttaattgggctcTCTTAGCAGTGAAGTGTGCATAATAGTAGCACAATGTATTGACTTGTTCAATCCTTATTTGAGAGTTTTCTtgcattacttgtttgattactgagaaaatgtaggaaaaaGTATGGAGTATTTGCTTTAATTGTTATTTCATAGtcttttatattgaatttatgaGTGAAGTTATTATTGCATTGTTATATACGTTCCTTTCTTCCTTACAGGCACATCAAAAGCATGCAGAATAtctgaacaaaaaaattgacttttatGATGAATTAGCGATTGTTGTGGGGAAGGACACAGCCACAGGTGGCTTTTCTAAGTCCTATGTGGATATCGAAAATGAGCCAGAGAATGGGGATAGTGCGGAGTTTGTTGCAGATAATGTGGAGGAATGTGTGGTTGAAAAAGGGAAGAATGCAGTTCAATCATCTACCACTAGGTCAGGAATTTCCAAGTCCCGCAAAAGAGGGTGTGCAGCTTCTAATGCTGATGATAGTGTGCTGACTGATCTGTCTGATCAACTGAAGGAAATAGCTGTCGCTCTGAAAGAAATCAATCGGGGTCCGGTCGATTACATAGCTTTGTACAATGAGGTAATGGCTATGATGGCGGATGGATATAGCGAAGATATGCTCGCTACTGCCTTCGACCATCTGTGTGAAAATGAGAAGATGGCACGTGGATTTTTAGACAAGAATGCTAGGTTGAGGAAGCTGTGGTTAGAtggttatttttttctcacaaatttgATTTGCTTATTTCATGTTGACTGTGATGGTAGATTTAGGAATTAACTTTTGTTGTAGTATTAGTATTGACCTACCAATGTATTATATATGTACTTTTTTGTATTATTGGGATGATACAATTgcccaaattatgtatttgtacTATTCAGATACCACGAATAGGTATCATTTTTGTACACCATGGAGGTGTAATGCCAATGGTGAACGATTGATGTGgttgtttttatataaatattatgggtATATTCAAATGATTATGTTTGATGTTGAAGTGGATGATaatttttgtactgttacaGATATGTCTAGGCAATGCAGGTTCttgaatttgaatgattatttttgatgttgaagtGGATGATTAGTTTTGTACTGTTACAGGTTTGTCTAGATAATGCAGGTGCTTGAATTTGTAACACATTTcatattttccgtaaaatgatccacaaaccaaacaccggaattgattttccgtaaaaaACGAATTTTATTTTTCGTAAAATGTTTGACTGAACCAAACAtgggaattgattttccgtaaagtattttccgtaaaatgtttggacgaaccaaacacaggaattgattttccgtaaaacgattTCCGTAAAATATTTGGACGAACAAAACACCGGAATTGATTTTCCATAAAACGATTTCCGAGACAGCCAAACAGCCtgaatacattttccttttccagaaattagcattttcagaaaatatgtatttttcgGAAAACGTTTTACAGCAACCAAATACACCCTTAGTAAAAAACTATTCAAGTCTCAGGGGGTGGAGGCGGATAAAACAAGAGAAAGGAAGATAAAGAGAAAACTaaaaagggaagagaagaagatgaagttaAAATAAGAAGAGAACAAAGCAGTAGTAGCAGCAATGTGAGGCTGAGAAGAAAAAGCAGAGAACTCTGAGATCGGCGTTGTGTCGGTGACCTGATCcgtggtggagctaaaaatccTTCACACGCCGTGTTGGCGCAGCGTCGCCGCTATGTTGGAGtagcgaaaaaaaaaatcatcgcTCAGACACCGGAGTTAGGCGAGTCTTACTGGTATCGATGTCCGACACGTGTCGGTGCAACCTAGGAATATGCTAGAGGGACTAAATAATGGGTCTCAGATGTTGATCTCAACACTCTTACTATTGTTGATTTGCCTAAGTATACCAAAAATCTTAGTATTGCAAAtgttgtagaatttttttaatacattccTCTGATGGAACTTCATAATCTGGCCCGAGCACCCTAGTCTTaggaaatttatatatatatatatatatttatatacatatataggtatactttttacaattttatatttgttccTCATCTTTCTAAAATTTTCGGCCCCCTTCCCtacaattttatattaattttattgttatagCATTTGCATTAGTGGTAAGATAGCATAAGACTCCAAATTTGTCCAATCAAATCCAAAATACACCCACATTAGTTTATGCATCATTGTGCAAAAATACATTTGTGCTACAGTAATTGTGTAAAATAACCCTAAATgcatttttacaaattcatgTAATTACTATAGcacaaatgtatatatatacaatgaTACTGTAAACACCCCATTTCGTTCCGACCTATATCCAAGCCCCTTGGTTCCAATGATGAGAAATCAAATCGCTACCAAAATAATCAGCATCGTGTGTGGAACCCAATAAGGATGACAAGCTTAAACATGACCCTATACAGTCCAAGCCTAAgcccaataataaaaatatgtgggaagcccaaagcccaaaagacaattttagatttgatttgGCCTAGGCTTACAAAGACTGCATACGCTGGGTATATGATGTGTATGCACCCAATCTGTGGCGAGCACTCTCTGGACAACAAGCCTAAAAtcacttaattttcattttgatgagATTCTAGGGCAACCAGCCTGATCAACTGACTGCCCAAATGTGTCGTCAAACCCTAACTACCCATTTCCCCTATAAATATCTCCATTTTCAACATCCAAAGGGGTCAAAAAATTAAGCCTTACCAAAACTCTTCCAAAATTCCCaaataaaacctaaacctaGAGTTTTAAGGCTAGAAGGGCAAAGGGCTAAGCATTAGGTTGATCTTCAAATCCTTGTTGATTTGAAGgtaatttttttctcatccatATTTGAATTCTCGTTTGGTTTAAGCTTGCAATGATACTACTTAAGGCCTTTTAGCAAACCCTAATCAAGTCGCTCAACTCATTCTCCCCCAAACATAGCTGCAGTGGTCGATTTTGCCCGAGGGTCTGGTTAAAACTACATCACTGTAAGTGCTACAAGGAGGAGATGTGAATATTTTCCATGAACCGTATTCTCCTCCTCACTTCttgtttttattacattttttgctatttttaagccttaatattttgttttgcatGTATACATTTCATattgtttctttaattttgttcaattttgttgtttgtgtCAAGAACATGTAAGAACCCTAATCTGCCATGAGATGCATATGCATAGGATAAGAAATGAATGCATCCATATCCTGGCATACGCACTTTTCATGCAGCTAGGGTTcttgttttggttgttttttggaAATCTTTTTTGAGTCTCAAGTGTGCATGTACCTTTCTTACGGTGTACACCAGTTTGGGCTCAATCAAATTTCCTGCCTTTCTTATTTCATTTGTCATGAATgttatgttttattatttttccttatttgcttTTACCCATCATTAAAGTGTATATTCTGTTTgtctttttttccttgtttgacATTAATTGCAAaataccaaatatatatatatataaatatattttcttttctatctccaAACCCTAAtccactctctctcttctctctcatccAATATTTAATTCTAACTCAAACTCATTAAGGCAACTATAAGTCGTAGACATAAATAAGGCAAAcatttcaaactttaaaatgcTTCAATACTGTATAAACTTAAAAGTAATAGTCAATCAACATTCAATTTGTTTGAAATTAAATGGCTATTCAAATATAAGGGAAGTATTTGAAAGAAGGTTTTAATTAAGGTGATTGATTTGAATCTAAATGGTAACAGCAGAAATCAAATCAATCAAACCCTAATTCATCAAAT is part of the Quercus robur chromosome 9, dhQueRobu3.1, whole genome shotgun sequence genome and harbors:
- the LOC126701158 gene encoding uncharacterized protein LOC126701158; translation: MSKGKEKVSSSKQFRWLPPMHEMMLRIFTEEAAKGNKPSSTFRAGSFALVVKEITVQFGVKCHPSYVDNRMRTLRTMWSTIQTLRKKSGFGWDENLKMITCDAKTYQEEVMAHQKHAEYLNKKIDFYDELAIVVGKDTATGGFSKSYVDIENEPENGDSAEFVADNVEECVVEKGKNAVQSSTTRSGISKSRKRGCAASNADDSVLTDLSDQLKEIAVALKEINRGPVDYIALYNEVMAMMADGYSEDMLATAFDHLCENEKMARGFLDKNARLRKLWLDGYFFLTNLICLFHVDCDGRFRN